One Flagellimonas sp. CMM7 genomic region harbors:
- the pgk gene encoding phosphoglycerate kinase: MKTIEDYNFENKKALIRVDFNVPLDADFNVTDTSRIEAAKPSILKVLEDGGSAVLMSHLGRPKGKVNPDMSLAHICEKVSEIIGVQVKFAEDCVGDIADAAVSELQSGEVLLLENLRFYSEEESGDEAFAEALSKHGDIYVNDAFGTAHRAHASTTIVAKYFNENKCFGYLLAKEIKAIEKIMQTGEKPITAILGGAKVSSKITIIENILDKVDNLIIGGGMTYTFVKAQGGKVGDSICEDDKMELALTILKQASEKGVKIHLPVDVLAADAFDNNANTQFMDVNEIPDGWQGLDAGPQTLEIFKQVILDSKTILWNGPVGVFEMESFAKGTIAVGNAIDEATQNGAFSLVGGGDSVAAVKQFGFEDKVSYVSTGGGAMLESLEGRTLPGIAAILG; encoded by the coding sequence ATGAAGACCATAGAGGATTACAATTTTGAAAATAAAAAAGCATTGATTCGTGTTGATTTTAATGTGCCGCTGGATGCAGATTTCAACGTTACCGATACCAGCAGAATTGAAGCTGCAAAACCCAGTATCCTAAAAGTTTTGGAAGACGGTGGAAGTGCCGTCTTAATGAGCCATTTGGGCAGGCCCAAAGGAAAAGTAAATCCAGACATGTCATTAGCCCATATTTGCGAAAAAGTTTCAGAAATTATTGGAGTACAGGTGAAATTTGCAGAGGATTGTGTTGGGGACATTGCCGATGCGGCTGTTTCAGAATTGCAAAGCGGTGAAGTATTGTTATTGGAAAACCTTCGCTTTTACAGTGAGGAAGAAAGCGGAGATGAAGCTTTTGCAGAAGCACTTTCCAAGCATGGCGATATTTATGTGAATGATGCATTCGGAACAGCACATAGAGCACATGCTTCTACAACTATTGTTGCAAAATATTTCAACGAAAACAAGTGCTTTGGGTATTTATTGGCTAAGGAGATTAAGGCCATAGAAAAGATAATGCAAACAGGGGAAAAACCAATAACTGCCATTTTAGGGGGTGCAAAAGTTTCTTCTAAGATTACAATTATTGAAAACATCTTGGACAAAGTGGACAACTTGATTATTGGAGGTGGAATGACCTATACTTTTGTAAAAGCACAAGGAGGAAAAGTTGGAGATTCCATATGTGAAGATGATAAAATGGAATTGGCTCTTACTATTTTAAAGCAAGCGTCTGAAAAAGGGGTAAAAATCCATTTACCTGTTGATGTTTTGGCTGCGGATGCTTTTGATAATAATGCCAACACTCAGTTTATGGATGTTAACGAGATTCCAGATGGGTGGCAAGGTCTTGATGCCGGACCACAAACTTTGGAAATCTTTAAACAAGTGATTTTGGATTCCAAAACTATACTGTGGAACGGACCTGTTGGTGTTTTTGAAATGGAGAGTTTTGCCAAGGGAACAATTGCCGTGGGCAATGCCATTGATGAAGCAACACAAAACGGAGCCTTTTCACTTGTTGGAGGTGGAGATTCTGTAGCTGCGGTAAAACAATTTGGCTTTGAAGATAAGGTGAGTTATGTCTCCACTGGCGGAGGTGCAATGCTGGAGAGTCTTGAAGGAAGAACACTACCTGGAATCGCTGCAATATTGGGCTAA
- a CDS encoding DoxX family protein, protein MENFTSHATQILLLAFLAITFLQSGIDKIMDWKGNLSWLTGHFSKTFFKGIVPVLLGIILLVEMVSGILSVVGAFQFIAEGESDMALCAAILSAVTLLLLLFGQRVAKDYEGAKTIVIYFIPTIFLLYLLQS, encoded by the coding sequence ATGGAAAATTTTACTTCACATGCAACACAGATTTTGTTGCTTGCCTTTTTAGCGATCACATTCTTACAAAGTGGTATTGACAAAATTATGGACTGGAAAGGAAATTTATCTTGGCTAACCGGCCATTTTTCCAAAACCTTTTTCAAAGGCATAGTGCCCGTACTTCTTGGGATTATTTTACTTGTTGAAATGGTTTCAGGTATTTTATCAGTAGTTGGCGCTTTTCAATTTATAGCTGAAGGTGAGAGCGATATGGCCTTATGTGCGGCAATTCTTTCTGCAGTTACCTTATTATTGCTCTTATTTGGGCAAAGAGTTGCCAAAGACTATGAGGGGGCAAAAACGATAGTTATTTATTTCATCCCAACCATCTTCTTGCTGTACTTGCTTCAATCTTAA
- a CDS encoding lytic transglycosylase domain-containing protein, producing MNQIFKIAVSTALLFSASSLFAQEIDSTGTKQTNSTEVLSQTLQEDSVSVQPVKPLNLKIAEDKIDGNTMAVSVGEDSKTKLMDLEEARRYDSLWLKELHDSAQLFSELLLEVQNPSEEEITMVDLPTDTLKARLALLDEKTPFNISYNSSLESVIKSFLVRKKDLMQRMITASQFYFPLFEQELDNQDVPLEIKYLAIIESALNPRARSRVGAKGLWQFMYGTGKMYGLEVSSYVDERNDPIFATKAAAKYLSKLHGIFNDWDLALAAYNSGPGNVNKAIRRSGGYKNYWNIRRNLPRETAGYLPAFLATMYIFEYAEEHGLQYKKADRPYFETDTVHVKNLITFDQISKLVDISKEELEMLNPAYKLNIIPKIKGKTYALRLPVTKIGKFVSNEEAIYAYAKKELDSLEKPLPQLTQAKNQVRYKVRSGDYLGRIAERYGVGVSQIKRWNGLRSNNLRVGQRLTIFPRKPYISKQAVAKTSTSNSSTATLASNGSKVHTVKEGDSLWTISRKYPGVSIENLRKWNGLSGNNLKPGTKLKLCDCSS from the coding sequence ATGAACCAAATATTTAAAATAGCTGTATCTACAGCGCTTCTTTTTTCAGCTTCTTCACTCTTTGCACAAGAGATAGATTCCACAGGCACAAAGCAAACTAATTCCACGGAAGTTTTGTCACAAACTTTACAAGAAGACTCTGTTTCTGTGCAGCCGGTCAAGCCATTGAACCTAAAAATTGCTGAGGACAAAATAGATGGCAATACCATGGCAGTGTCTGTTGGGGAAGACAGCAAAACTAAGTTGATGGACTTGGAAGAGGCAAGAAGATATGATAGTCTTTGGCTTAAGGAACTGCATGATAGTGCACAGCTCTTTAGTGAGCTGCTGCTTGAGGTACAGAATCCTTCCGAAGAAGAAATCACAATGGTTGATTTACCTACGGATACACTTAAAGCAAGATTGGCATTGTTGGATGAAAAAACACCTTTCAATATTTCGTACAACTCTTCTTTGGAAAGTGTTATAAAGTCCTTTTTGGTAAGAAAGAAAGATTTAATGCAAAGGATGATTACTGCTAGCCAGTTTTATTTCCCATTATTTGAGCAAGAACTGGATAACCAAGACGTTCCGTTAGAGATAAAATACTTGGCCATTATAGAATCTGCATTAAATCCTAGGGCAAGATCAAGAGTTGGCGCTAAAGGGCTATGGCAGTTTATGTATGGTACCGGAAAAATGTATGGTTTGGAAGTTAGCAGTTATGTGGATGAACGTAACGACCCTATTTTTGCAACCAAAGCAGCGGCAAAGTATTTATCAAAACTCCATGGTATTTTTAACGATTGGGATTTGGCATTGGCGGCATATAACTCAGGCCCTGGAAATGTAAACAAAGCCATAAGACGATCGGGCGGCTACAAGAACTATTGGAACATTAGAAGGAACCTTCCACGTGAAACAGCCGGTTACCTGCCCGCCTTTCTAGCGACCATGTACATTTTTGAATATGCCGAGGAACATGGGCTTCAATATAAAAAAGCTGATAGGCCTTATTTTGAAACGGATACGGTTCACGTAAAAAACCTAATCACATTTGACCAAATATCTAAGTTGGTAGACATTAGCAAGGAAGAATTGGAAATGTTGAACCCTGCATACAAACTAAATATTATACCTAAGATAAAGGGCAAAACGTACGCACTTCGCTTACCAGTTACTAAAATTGGAAAGTTTGTAAGCAATGAAGAGGCCATTTATGCATATGCCAAAAAAGAATTGGATTCTTTGGAAAAACCTTTGCCACAGCTAACACAGGCAAAAAACCAGGTTAGGTATAAAGTTAGAAGCGGGGATTATTTGGGGAGAATAGCTGAAAGATATGGTGTTGGCGTAAGTCAAATAAAAAGATGGAATGGATTGCGAAGCAACAACTTAAGAGTAGGACAGCGACTTACTATTTTTCCGAGAAAACCATATATTTCCAAACAAGCCGTGGCTAAAACAAGCACATCAAATTCATCTACAGCGACATTGGCAAGCAATGGCTCCAAAGTGCATACGGTTAAGGAGGGGGACTCCCTTTGGACCATATCAAGAAAATATCCTGGAGTTTCTATAGAAAATTTACGAAAATGGAACGGTCTTAGTGGTAACAACTTAAAACCGGGCACAAAACTAAAATTGTGCGATTGTTCTTCGTAA
- a CDS encoding ATP-binding protein, with protein sequence MLFKDVLGLEHIKKHLVTTADSGRVAHAQLFIGPEGSGTLPMALAYAQYLLCGNLGGENDGENMACNAKCNSLTHPDLHFVFPVSNSDKVKSHAVSDHYIQDWRQFVNEQPYGNLFDWYRLIGIEKKQGQIGVDEAQDVVKKLSLKSYEGGYKIVVIWMAEKMNISAANKLLKLIEEPPEKTILLLIAEEEEKIINTILSRCQVLHFPPLAQSDISTELIKRGSNEPEAISIAHEAHGNFNKALDLLNKDSEDLVFERWFVQWVRSAFKAKGNRAAIQELILWSDEVAKTGREVQKQFLHYCLTMMRQALLLNYKADSLVYAKMHLEGFDLKKFAPFVHENNILDIVEELEKAIFHVERNGNSKIIFTDLSIKLTRLLHTKAA encoded by the coding sequence ATGCTGTTTAAAGACGTTTTAGGCCTTGAGCATATCAAAAAACATTTGGTGACCACTGCTGACTCCGGCAGGGTGGCGCACGCACAATTATTTATTGGCCCAGAGGGTTCCGGAACCCTCCCCATGGCATTGGCATACGCTCAATATTTACTTTGTGGCAATCTTGGTGGGGAAAACGATGGGGAAAATATGGCTTGCAATGCTAAGTGTAATTCCCTTACCCATCCAGATTTACATTTTGTGTTTCCAGTTTCCAATTCCGATAAAGTAAAGTCCCATGCCGTAAGTGATCATTACATTCAAGATTGGCGACAATTTGTAAATGAACAGCCCTATGGCAATCTGTTTGATTGGTACAGGCTTATAGGCATAGAGAAAAAGCAAGGCCAGATAGGCGTGGATGAAGCACAGGATGTGGTTAAAAAACTTTCCCTCAAATCTTATGAGGGTGGCTATAAAATAGTGGTCATCTGGATGGCGGAAAAAATGAATATTTCCGCTGCCAACAAGCTCTTAAAACTTATTGAAGAGCCGCCAGAGAAAACGATTCTACTTCTAATTGCTGAAGAGGAGGAAAAAATTATCAATACTATTCTTTCGCGTTGTCAAGTTCTGCATTTTCCGCCTCTTGCGCAAAGTGATATCTCTACTGAACTGATAAAACGAGGTTCAAATGAACCTGAAGCAATTTCCATTGCACATGAAGCTCACGGCAATTTTAACAAAGCCTTGGACCTATTAAACAAGGACTCTGAAGATTTGGTGTTTGAACGCTGGTTTGTACAATGGGTGCGAAGTGCTTTTAAGGCAAAGGGAAACAGGGCCGCGATACAAGAACTGATTCTTTGGAGCGATGAGGTCGCCAAAACAGGAAGGGAGGTCCAAAAACAATTCCTACATTATTGCTTGACCATGATGCGCCAAGCACTTTTGTTAAATTACAAAGCGGACAGTTTGGTGTATGCCAAGATGCATTTAGAGGGGTTTGATTTAAAAAAGTTTGCGCCTTTTGTCCATGAAAACAACATTTTGGATATTGTGGAAGAATTGGAAAAAGCAATTTTTCACGTGGAACGCAATGGAAATTCTAAAATTATCTTCACAGATCTCTCTATAAAACTCACCAGGTTGCTTCATACCAAAGCGGCTTAA